One window from the genome of Thermaerobacter marianensis DSM 12885 encodes:
- a CDS encoding DNA translocase FtsK — translation MARRKTRHKQPAQGEPGRLRSEVGAIALLVAAAAAALALAGGPAAGGVVGTQLAAGLRWVLGRAAWVLPPLMALRALGALLAASGLGARSRQAGFGLAVVLVAVAVARPCPDLWSSACFRAGGGVVGTAAGWLLARAFGATGALVAWAALGVLAVRLITGVPLAAMAAAAGRGLAAAAAQLGQWAAGVFVAAEGEDPRRQGAAPVAGREGAGARGPVPAAAGWDGGGAEAEGRAPGGSATAGAAAAGAPRRSWWRRWGPGGRRETAEGGAPSGPGTAVSGRPGTGAAAGAAGGATEPEGQLRLPGLERLIQRAFGDGAELLDEAGEGAAPPRAGTGAAAHGGPEGPGTAPGGGTGGTAGASNPGGGASASAAVARRSGAGAAAVGTGEMTAAPDGAGSSGPGDPGTAASLSAEEAASGGRTGTGAAGEGHPVNPGGTVPAPAYRLPPLELLSRGRQGSAARRQREILEKAAILQETLASFGVQARIVDVAVGPAVTRFEVEPARGVKVSKIQALASDIALSLAAPDVRIEAPIPGKAAVGIEVPNREIVAVQLRDVLETPEFARSRSKLTVALGQDIAGQPVVTSLDKLVHVLIAGATGSGKSVCINALIASLLFKARPDEVKLLLIDPKVVELSAFNGIPHLIAPVITDARKAAGALQWAVREMERRYELFARTGVRDVSRYNQRVLQEGGAPLPLMVVVIDELADLMMVAPVEVEDAIQRLAQMARASGIHLVVATQRPSVDVITGVIKANIPSRIAFAVSSQTDSRVILDLAGAEKLVGRGDMLFMPVGATKPVRVQGAFISEKDLDAVLAFLRRQARPEYDQDVMRAEVEASDSPAAAEDDDLFTQAVRVVLEAGQASVSLIQRRLRVGYTRAGRLIDMMEERGYIGPHQGAKPRDVLITWEEFRRRHGDGGLPPGMPPATGAGAP, via the coding sequence GTGGCCCGGCGCAAGACCCGGCACAAGCAGCCGGCGCAGGGCGAACCCGGCCGGTTGCGGTCGGAGGTCGGGGCCATCGCCCTGCTGGTGGCGGCCGCGGCGGCCGCCCTGGCCCTGGCCGGCGGTCCGGCGGCGGGCGGGGTGGTGGGCACCCAGCTGGCCGCGGGCCTGCGCTGGGTGCTGGGGCGGGCGGCCTGGGTGCTGCCGCCCCTGATGGCCTTGCGCGCCCTGGGCGCGTTGCTGGCCGCCTCCGGGCTGGGAGCGCGGTCGCGCCAGGCGGGGTTCGGGCTGGCGGTGGTGCTGGTGGCCGTGGCGGTGGCCCGGCCGTGCCCGGACCTGTGGTCGTCGGCGTGCTTCCGGGCCGGGGGCGGCGTGGTGGGCACGGCGGCAGGCTGGCTGCTGGCCCGCGCCTTCGGCGCCACGGGGGCCCTGGTGGCCTGGGCGGCCCTGGGCGTGCTGGCCGTGCGGCTGATCACCGGCGTGCCCCTGGCGGCCATGGCGGCGGCCGCCGGACGGGGCCTGGCCGCGGCGGCGGCGCAGCTGGGGCAATGGGCCGCCGGCGTCTTCGTGGCCGCCGAGGGGGAGGACCCCCGCCGCCAGGGGGCGGCGCCGGTCGCGGGTCGAGAGGGGGCAGGTGCTCGCGGCCCCGTGCCGGCGGCGGCCGGCTGGGACGGCGGCGGGGCGGAAGCGGAAGGCCGCGCCCCCGGGGGTTCGGCGACCGCCGGGGCCGCGGCCGCGGGTGCGCCGCGCCGGTCCTGGTGGCGCCGCTGGGGGCCCGGCGGGCGGCGGGAGACGGCCGAAGGCGGTGCTCCCAGCGGGCCCGGAACGGCGGTCTCCGGGCGCCCGGGTACGGGCGCGGCGGCCGGCGCCGCCGGTGGCGCCACCGAACCGGAAGGGCAGCTGCGACTTCCCGGTCTGGAGCGGCTGATCCAGCGTGCCTTCGGGGACGGGGCGGAGCTGCTGGATGAAGCCGGCGAGGGGGCGGCTCCGCCGCGGGCAGGGACGGGCGCCGCGGCCCACGGCGGGCCGGAAGGCCCCGGGACCGCCCCGGGCGGCGGCACCGGGGGGACCGCTGGTGCCTCCAATCCGGGCGGCGGTGCTTCCGCCTCCGCGGCGGTTGCCCGCAGGTCCGGAGCGGGGGCTGCGGCCGTTGGGACCGGCGAGATGACCGCCGCACCCGACGGGGCGGGTTCGTCCGGTCCGGGCGATCCCGGCACCGCGGCAAGCCTTTCGGCGGAGGAAGCCGCCTCCGGCGGGAGGACCGGCACGGGCGCTGCCGGGGAGGGTCATCCGGTGAACCCCGGTGGCACCGTCCCGGCGCCCGCCTACCGCCTGCCGCCCCTGGAGCTGCTCAGCCGCGGGCGGCAGGGCTCCGCCGCCCGGCGCCAGCGCGAGATCCTGGAGAAGGCCGCCATCCTGCAGGAGACCCTGGCGAGCTTCGGCGTGCAGGCGCGCATCGTCGACGTGGCGGTCGGGCCGGCCGTCACCCGCTTCGAAGTGGAGCCCGCCCGGGGTGTCAAGGTCAGCAAGATCCAGGCCCTGGCCAGCGACATCGCCCTGAGCCTGGCGGCGCCGGACGTGCGCATCGAGGCGCCCATCCCCGGCAAGGCGGCGGTGGGCATCGAGGTGCCCAACCGGGAGATCGTGGCCGTGCAGCTCCGCGACGTGCTGGAGACGCCGGAGTTCGCCCGCTCGCGGTCCAAGCTGACGGTGGCGCTGGGTCAGGACATCGCCGGCCAGCCCGTGGTCACCTCGCTGGACAAGCTGGTCCACGTTCTCATCGCCGGCGCCACGGGCTCGGGCAAGAGCGTGTGCATCAACGCCCTGATCGCCAGCCTGCTGTTCAAGGCGCGGCCGGACGAGGTCAAGCTGCTGCTCATCGACCCCAAGGTGGTGGAGCTCAGCGCCTTCAACGGCATCCCCCACCTGATCGCCCCGGTGATCACCGACGCCCGCAAGGCGGCGGGCGCCCTGCAATGGGCGGTGCGGGAGATGGAGCGCCGCTACGAGCTCTTCGCCCGCACGGGGGTGCGGGACGTCAGCCGCTACAACCAGCGCGTCCTCCAGGAGGGAGGGGCACCCCTGCCGCTGATGGTGGTGGTGATCGACGAGCTGGCGGACCTGATGATGGTCGCGCCCGTCGAGGTGGAAGACGCCATCCAGCGCCTGGCCCAGATGGCCCGAGCCTCGGGCATCCACCTGGTGGTGGCCACCCAGCGGCCGTCGGTGGACGTGATCACCGGCGTCATCAAGGCCAACATCCCGTCGCGCATCGCCTTCGCCGTCTCGTCCCAGACGGACTCGCGGGTCATCCTCGACCTGGCGGGGGCGGAGAAGCTGGTGGGCCGCGGGGATATGCTCTTCATGCCCGTGGGCGCCACCAAGCCCGTGCGCGTCCAGGGCGCCTTCATCTCGGAGAAGGACCTGGACGCGGTGCTGGCCTTCCTCCGCCGCCAGGCGCGCCCCGAATACGACCAGGACGTGATGCGCGCGGAGGTGGAGGCGTCCGACAGCCCCGCCGCCGCCGAGGATGACGACCTCTTCACCCAGGCGGTGCGGGTCGTCCTGGAAGCGGGCCAGGCGTCGGTTTCCCTGATCCAGCGGCGCCTGCGGGTGGGCTACACCCGGGCCGGCCGTCTCATCGACATGATGGAAGAACGCGGCTACATCGGGCCGCACCAGGGGGCCAAGCCCCGCGACGTGCTGATCACCTGGGAGGAGTTCCGGCGCCGACATGGTGACGGCGGCCTGCCGCCGGGCATGCCGCCGGCCACCGGCGCCGGCGCGCCGTAG
- a CDS encoding undecaprenyl-diphosphate phosphatase translates to MGVELSLWKAIVLGVVQGLTEFLPVSSSGHLAVAENVLGVQLPGLAFEVMVHLGTLAAVLAVYGRDLGAAVAGFLRTGGGLWAGGGGPAAGTAERGWAGLDPGTRLGWLVIVGTIPAAVAGFALESRIEAAFDSPGLVAVFWIFTGFLLWWAARRPEGGRPLERATLADALAVGLFQALALLPGVSRSGSTLVGGLVRGLRREEAARLSFLLSVPAIAGAAVLQLPDLLAAGTAGGGVALLAGALAAAVTGYAAIRWLWRWLVTGRLSWFAYYLWTVAILLLFFQGWRG, encoded by the coding sequence ATGGGCGTGGAACTGTCGCTATGGAAGGCCATCGTGCTCGGTGTGGTGCAGGGGTTGACCGAGTTCTTGCCCGTTTCCAGCAGCGGCCACCTGGCCGTGGCCGAGAATGTGCTGGGCGTCCAGTTGCCCGGCCTGGCCTTCGAGGTCATGGTCCACCTGGGGACGCTGGCGGCCGTGCTGGCGGTCTACGGCCGGGACCTGGGGGCCGCGGTGGCCGGGTTCCTCCGCACGGGAGGCGGCTTGTGGGCCGGCGGCGGCGGGCCCGCAGCCGGGACCGCGGAGCGCGGCTGGGCGGGGCTCGATCCGGGGACGCGCCTGGGCTGGCTGGTCATCGTGGGCACGATTCCGGCGGCGGTGGCGGGGTTCGCCCTGGAATCCCGGATCGAGGCCGCCTTCGACTCCCCGGGGCTGGTGGCGGTTTTCTGGATCTTCACCGGTTTTCTCCTCTGGTGGGCGGCACGCCGGCCGGAGGGAGGCCGGCCGCTGGAACGGGCGACGCTGGCCGATGCCCTGGCCGTCGGGCTGTTTCAGGCCCTGGCCCTGCTGCCCGGCGTCTCCCGCTCGGGAAGTACGCTGGTGGGCGGCCTGGTCCGGGGGCTTCGGCGCGAGGAGGCGGCCCGGCTGTCCTTCCTGCTCTCGGTGCCCGCCATCGCCGGGGCGGCCGTCTTGCAGCTGCCGGACCTGCTGGCGGCCGGCACCGCGGGCGGCGGGGTCGCGCTGCTGGCGGGGGCCCTGGCGGCGGCGGTCACGGGCTACGCCGCCATCCGGTGGCTTTGGCGCTGGCTGGTGACCGGCCGGCTGTCGTGGTTTGCATATTACCTGTGGACCGTTGCCATTCTCCTGTTGTTCTTCCAGGGGTGGCGGGGCTGA
- a CDS encoding glycosyl hydrolase family 18 protein, whose protein sequence is MRNRAWVWVLVAVLVGAGIWMAADGNRNQVAKPGVDRSNDNLQVPAKPAPRAKVPGQLFILGFYDETEEARGEDILATLRRHRNHIEYLSPFWYSVRADGRIVDRSDRDLRDFAARENIKLMPLFNNYQGTDAFLHDAAARRRAVSNIVDLVRRYGYGGVQIDFQLLEPRSRQELTTFLRQLRQALPQDKAITVSVIPHRHQEDRTQHSKDAYSYKGLAQYARIVLMAYDRHGEMTDPGPVSPLDWVGEVVTAAREDGVPADKIWLGIPAYGYDWAENRDKAVPVPLREIRTLTRRNDIQVRRDADGIPHFTYVDDQGVRHTVWYEDEVSVARKVRLARRHNLYGVAIWRLGYEDEPYWRMLLRETGRTGMDMTPDRNRQRDSENKDADGDAGDVQEGHPGNNPDGNAGS, encoded by the coding sequence GTGCGGAACCGCGCGTGGGTATGGGTGCTGGTGGCGGTGCTGGTGGGCGCGGGCATCTGGATGGCAGCCGACGGCAACCGCAACCAGGTGGCCAAACCGGGGGTCGACCGGTCCAACGACAACCTGCAGGTGCCCGCCAAGCCGGCGCCACGGGCCAAGGTGCCCGGCCAGCTCTTCATCCTCGGTTTCTACGACGAGACGGAGGAAGCCCGCGGTGAGGACATCCTGGCCACCCTGCGCCGCCACCGCAACCACATCGAGTACTTGTCTCCCTTCTGGTACAGCGTGCGGGCCGACGGCCGCATCGTCGACCGCAGCGACCGCGACCTGCGGGACTTCGCCGCCCGCGAGAACATCAAGCTGATGCCGCTGTTCAACAACTACCAGGGGACCGACGCCTTCCTGCACGATGCGGCGGCCCGCCGCCGGGCCGTGAGCAACATCGTCGACCTGGTGCGCCGGTACGGCTACGGCGGCGTGCAGATCGACTTTCAACTGCTGGAACCCCGCAGCCGCCAGGAGCTGACCACCTTCCTGCGCCAGCTGCGGCAGGCCTTGCCGCAAGACAAGGCCATCACGGTATCGGTCATCCCCCACCGCCACCAGGAGGACCGGACCCAGCACAGCAAGGACGCATACAGCTACAAGGGGCTGGCGCAGTATGCGCGCATCGTGCTGATGGCATACGACCGCCACGGGGAGATGACGGATCCCGGGCCCGTGTCGCCGCTGGACTGGGTGGGGGAGGTGGTGACCGCCGCCCGGGAAGACGGCGTGCCGGCCGACAAGATCTGGCTGGGCATCCCGGCCTACGGTTACGATTGGGCGGAGAACCGGGACAAGGCGGTGCCCGTTCCCCTGCGGGAGATCCGGACGCTGACGCGCCGCAACGACATCCAGGTCCGGCGCGACGCGGACGGCATCCCCCACTTCACGTACGTGGACGACCAGGGCGTGCGCCACACCGTCTGGTACGAGGACGAGGTGTCGGTGGCCCGCAAGGTCCGGCTGGCCCGCCGCCACAACCTGTACGGGGTGGCCATCTGGCGGCTGGGCTATGAGGACGAGCCGTACTGGCGCATGTTGCTGCGGGAGACGGGCCGGACGGGGATGGACATGACCCCCGACCGGAACCGGCAGCGGGACAGCGAAAACAAGGACGCCGACGGGGACGCCGGGGACGTCCAGGAGGGGCACCCGGGCAACAACCCCGACGGCAACGCCGGATCGTAG
- a CDS encoding SDH family Clp fold serine proteinase: MDATLGALLSNLFWLALILWSLLPLLRQRRISDRRLQVIRQLERERGSRVITLIHRQESLSFLGIPLTRYITVDDSEQVLRAIRYTPPNMPIDLIVHTPGGLVLAAEQIAEAIRRHRGPVTVMVPHYAMSGGTLIALAADQIWMDENAVLGPVDPQLGGYPAASILAAIRQKGPDKVDDKTLVLGDVAQKAIAQVRQTVYRLLQDRLAEEDARRVAEALTEGRWTHDFPIGCDELRALGLEVRCELPDLVYRLMELYPQPEGRRPSVQFVPVPYAERHTR; this comes from the coding sequence GTGGACGCCACCCTGGGCGCACTGCTGAGCAACCTGTTCTGGTTGGCGCTGATCCTCTGGTCGCTGCTGCCCCTGCTGCGCCAGCGGCGCATCAGCGACCGCCGGCTCCAGGTGATCCGCCAGCTGGAGCGGGAGCGGGGCTCGCGGGTCATCACCCTGATCCACCGGCAGGAATCCTTGAGCTTTCTGGGCATCCCCCTCACCCGGTACATCACGGTGGACGACTCCGAGCAGGTGCTGCGGGCCATCCGCTACACGCCGCCCAACATGCCCATCGACCTGATCGTCCACACGCCAGGCGGCCTGGTGCTGGCCGCGGAACAGATCGCCGAGGCCATCCGCCGCCATCGCGGCCCGGTCACGGTCATGGTGCCCCACTACGCCATGAGCGGCGGAACCCTCATCGCCCTGGCGGCCGACCAGATCTGGATGGACGAGAACGCCGTGCTGGGGCCCGTGGATCCGCAGCTGGGCGGCTACCCCGCGGCCAGCATCCTGGCCGCCATCCGTCAGAAGGGGCCCGACAAGGTGGACGACAAGACGCTGGTGCTGGGCGACGTGGCCCAGAAGGCCATCGCCCAGGTGCGACAGACGGTCTACCGGCTGCTCCAGGACCGGCTGGCGGAGGAGGACGCCCGGCGGGTCGCCGAGGCGCTGACGGAGGGGCGCTGGACCCACGACTTTCCCATCGGGTGCGACGAGCTGCGGGCCCTGGGCCTGGAAGTGCGGTGCGAGCTGCCCGACCTGGTCTACCGGCTGATGGAGCTGTATCCCCAGCCCGAAGGGCGCCGGCCCTCGGTGCAGTTCGTGCCCGTGCCGTACGCGGAGCGGCACACCCGCTGA
- a CDS encoding phosphosulfolactate synthase: MSLPEPWNRAVSPPLAGRPPKPRHRGLTMILDKGLGLAATADLLEVAGPCIDYWKLAFGTPACYPPAVLKEKVRRIRAAGIAVYPGGTFLEVALVQGRFRAFVEAARETGFTHLEVSDGTVDMAPDVRRDLIRALLAEGFGVVSEVGKKHPADRVSTLRLHQQVLDDLTAGVEKVIVEARESGKGIVIYDEQGRVDEDELEALVRGLPDPYVLIFEAPQVHQQQDLILRFGPAVNLGNVQPADVLALEALRHGLRGDTLRAALLGRPDLRSVRFPQG; encoded by the coding sequence ATGAGCCTGCCGGAACCCTGGAACCGGGCGGTCTCCCCGCCCCTGGCGGGCCGCCCGCCCAAGCCCCGCCACCGGGGCCTCACCATGATCCTGGACAAGGGGCTGGGCCTTGCCGCCACCGCCGACCTGCTGGAGGTGGCCGGCCCCTGCATCGACTACTGGAAGCTGGCCTTCGGCACGCCGGCCTGCTATCCGCCGGCGGTCCTCAAGGAGAAGGTCCGCCGGATCCGCGCCGCGGGCATCGCCGTCTACCCGGGGGGCACCTTTCTCGAGGTGGCCCTGGTTCAGGGCCGGTTCCGCGCTTTCGTCGAGGCCGCCCGGGAGACGGGCTTCACCCACCTGGAGGTCTCCGACGGCACCGTGGACATGGCCCCCGACGTGCGCCGCGACCTGATCCGCGCCTTGCTGGCGGAGGGCTTCGGGGTCGTCAGCGAGGTGGGCAAGAAGCACCCCGCCGATCGCGTCTCGACCCTGCGACTGCACCAGCAGGTGCTGGACGACCTGACCGCCGGCGTGGAGAAGGTGATCGTCGAGGCCCGAGAATCCGGCAAGGGCATCGTCATCTACGACGAACAGGGCCGGGTCGACGAGGACGAGCTGGAGGCGCTGGTGCGCGGGCTGCCCGACCCGTACGTGCTGATCTTCGAGGCACCCCAGGTGCACCAGCAGCAGGACCTGATCCTGCGCTTCGGCCCCGCCGTCAACCTGGGCAACGTCCAGCCGGCGGACGTGCTCGCCCTCGAGGCACTGCGCCACGGCCTGCGCGGCGACACCCTGCGGGCGGCCCTGCTGGGACGGCCCGACCTCCGCTCCGTCCGCTTCCCCCAGGGGTGA
- a CDS encoding hydroxyacid dehydrogenase: protein MADGAPVPPDERGPQAAPPPSPPASGPGAEDRPAPAEPVVLVAEFCHPAGLAALERGGCRVVYAPGVQREPGRLRRLVQAADALVVRNQVRVDDQLLAAAPRLRVVGRLGAGLDNVDGEAASRRGVTVVYAPGGNARAVAEFVLAQMLALARRLPEAAAMGASGTWLRQALLGDELAGCTVGILGLGRIGRVLVPLLRPLVGAVATYHPRRGPDDPQWAQLGVRWMPLADLLPWSDYLVVLLPLNGQTRGLLDAALLRAMKPGARLVVTGRGGVVDEAALAALLREGHLAGAALDVRALEPPGPRDPLRDLPNVLLTPHVAGLTAQAQARIAIQVAADVLRVLRGQPPEHPAVLPAGAPPVRGGTPGG from the coding sequence ATGGCCGATGGCGCGCCGGTTCCTCCGGACGAACGCGGCCCTCAGGCCGCCCCGCCGCCGTCCCCGCCGGCGTCCGGTCCGGGTGCGGAAGACCGGCCCGCCCCCGCCGAACCGGTGGTCCTGGTGGCCGAGTTCTGCCATCCCGCCGGTTTGGCAGCCCTGGAACGGGGCGGCTGCCGGGTGGTGTACGCACCCGGCGTCCAGCGGGAACCCGGCCGGCTGCGCCGCCTGGTCCAAGCCGCCGACGCCCTGGTGGTCCGCAACCAGGTGCGGGTGGACGACCAGCTGCTGGCCGCGGCCCCGCGCCTGCGGGTGGTGGGGCGGCTGGGGGCGGGCCTGGACAACGTGGACGGTGAGGCTGCATCCCGGCGCGGGGTGACGGTGGTGTACGCGCCGGGGGGCAACGCCCGCGCGGTGGCCGAGTTCGTCCTGGCCCAGATGCTGGCCCTGGCGCGCCGCCTGCCGGAGGCCGCCGCCATGGGCGCCTCCGGGACCTGGCTGCGGCAGGCGCTGCTGGGCGACGAGCTCGCTGGATGCACGGTGGGCATCCTGGGACTCGGCCGGATCGGCCGCGTCCTGGTCCCGCTGCTGCGGCCCCTGGTGGGGGCCGTGGCCACGTACCACCCGCGCCGCGGGCCCGACGATCCCCAGTGGGCCCAGCTGGGGGTGCGGTGGATGCCCCTGGCGGACCTGCTGCCGTGGTCCGACTACCTGGTGGTGCTTCTGCCCCTGAACGGGCAGACCCGAGGCCTGCTGGACGCCGCGCTCCTGCGGGCGATGAAACCCGGGGCGCGGCTGGTGGTGACGGGCCGCGGCGGCGTGGTGGACGAGGCGGCGCTGGCCGCACTGTTGCGGGAAGGCCACCTGGCCGGGGCCGCCCTGGACGTCCGGGCCCTGGAGCCGCCCGGGCCGCGCGATCCCTTGCGGGACCTGCCCAACGTGCTCCTGACCCCCCACGTGGCCGGCCTGACGGCCCAGGCGCAGGCGCGCATCGCCATCCAGGTGGCGGCCGACGTGCTCCGCGTGTTGCGCGGCCAGCCGCCGGAGCACCCTGCCGTCCTGCCTGCCGGGGCGCCCCCGGTCCGGGGCGGGACGCCCGGCGGGTAG